TGTATGAGGGGCGAGCTGAAGCGCTCTCATTcccgtctctgcctctctgggAAAATCGGGTCGACcggcgcctcttctgtctGTCGCGTTTCGGCTTCTCGATTGGTCAGACTCGCGCCCGAGCACAAATtcccgctcgcgctgcaggactGTCTTCAGGCGATTTCGTTCGTCGCCGGCAATGCAGAGATGTTCAACGTCGACCTAACCAGGTACTTCTGCAGCGCCAAGAGAGGCGCTTTATCTCTTGATGCCTCTTTGCCGCTGCTCTGTCCCGCTCGTTTCCAACTGCTGCGCTGTCCAGCCGCTTGAACTGCTCTTCTGTATTTTCTTCCCTCTTTgtggcggcagagacgccttttgcggcgtctctgccgccttctccccTCATCAATACAGTTAAGACCTGGATTTTGTAGCCCTTTCTGTCTGtcgtgcatgcgcctcccGGCAGCCTTGCTAACTGgggcctctctcctctccaggTCGCCCTGATTCGCGAAAGGTCCTTTTTCCTGGTGTGCGAGTTCTTCCATTTCCGCTGCCATGCGAGAAGTCTTCCTCCGGTCTCTGCGCCAGTGACTCGCCAACGGCGAACCTTGTGCCTAAACCTCACTCAAAAAGAATCAATTCTGAGCAAGAGGGGGCACAGTGGACATGCGCTGTATGCGCGTGCGTATCTACGGTGTGCTCATCCtagccgacgccgcgcccccTCGAGAAGAGGATATCTTCTGCGCAGGCTGTTCCACCCCCCGCTGCACTTTCTCATTTTCTTTTCAGACTGGCTGTGCTGGGCGACAGTGGCGGAGGCAGTCtagcggctgcagcagtgGGAgaggccctgcggcgcgcggacgagTTTCCGTGGATATCGCACGTTCGCGCACTCGCCCTGGTCTACCCTTCTCTCTGTCgaggctgcgcgacgagATCGCAGATCGTGTGAGTCGAAGAGggtctcttctccgcgtctgcatgcagagtTGTTGGATTCAGTGAACACAAGGCGCCTGGGCGACTCTTCGGATGACGGCCTCCTCGTttgcggcgcggctcgcctgccgGTCCcgagctgcctcgcggccaCTCGCGTGGAAAATCGGCTCTCTTTTGCAAATGTGTTTCATCCCCTTGACCTGACGGGTGCAGGCCTCAGGCGTTGCAACGGGGGGCGTCACATGGCGCGCTCACAGGTCTTCGGTTTGTGCTGACTCCCAGCGCTTTCTTCTTGTGGATGCGCGCCCCTCCGGCGGATCACAGTCGGAATATATGCTTGCATGTGTCGACTCTGGCGGGCCTTCTGGGCTTGCGTAAATCCATagacatgtatatgtatatatctatacatatatatacatatatgtacacacctatatatatgtatatatgcatacatctATGTTCCGACGTAACGAGAAGCTCGCCATTGCTGCTCACGTTCGCGGGCCTGCTGCGGTGTGAATAGCTGTgaaggcgcgagaagagTGCTCCAGGGACAAGAGCGCGGCGAAAGAACCTCTTTGTATCAGATACTAGAGGTGTTTGACGCGGTGCAAGCGCGTGTAAACCTGTTGTGTGCAGCGAAGGATCTCTGTTTTACCTCAAGCGCGACGTGTGGTTCTCCATGCTGGTAAGAAAGATAAGCGAGACCGACCTGACTgcaggcgaggggggggaggaggttGGGGGGAGCACATCAGGGTGAGAGGGATGGCGATCTGCGCGATCTGTCCGACAAAGGGAGAGTTTCTGTTCTGTTTTTCCGTGCTTCTGCAGTACTCTGAGGAAATTGGAGCGCCCGACGACTGGCGCCAGAGGCCCTTTTCAACGCCTGCGGATCTCCTGCGGCGCTTTCCGCCGACCTTCCTCGGTGCGCATCGTAGCGGGTTTCGCGAAGAAATAAGAAGCTGCACTACCTTTGTGCGACAGAAAAGATTTGAACTGCAGCTTTGCAGGAAACCGAGAGTTCTTCGTTGGTAGCTGAAGCGCACCGCTTTCGGGAGTTCCCGTTCAGCGTTTTAAACGATTCAAACGGTAGTTGGctggcgtggcggcgcgcctgaaCGATGCCGTCGCGAGAGGGGAATAAGAGTATGAGTCGAAGGCCTCAAATATGAATACGCAGCACAGAGGAGTACTATCTACTTGTGATGCAGGGCGTGCGCTCGTGCACAGGTTGAAGTTGCCTCGAATTTCTggttttttctgcgcagTGCTTTTCACTCACGATATCATGTATGATATCGGCGTGCTGTTCCACGAAAAACTGCGCCGACAAGGAGTTAAGACTGGCCTGTACGTCGCTCCAGGTACGTCCCCCGAGACACTTCGAAACTTCGCGCGAGCTTCACAGAAAGACGGATACAGACACACAAATCTCAccctatctatctatctgtctatctatctatatgcCCACGTATATCACTACCTATGCCTATATGTATCTCTGCATCTATCTTTAGATCTACCTCTCATATCTATGTACATCTACATCTGCATGTGTTAGCTCCCATTAGTATTCAACAATCCTGCTGCGTGAGGAAGAACTTCCCAAGCTCTGAACGTGTGCGGCTGATGACCTGGATCGACGGTGTCGCGCCAGTTGAGCCTCGCGAACCGTTCGCCTTCGCAAGGATTCTTGAGAGCGAAATTCACTGCAGCGCAAGCGTAGACAGCGGCGTTTTCCGGCTTGAGTGGCCTTCCGTGACTCTCGCCTGGTGCTCGTATGTATTTGCAGGTTTCCACGGATTCTTCGGCAGCGACCGATGGAGTCGGTTCGGTGTGCCGTCAGTAGAATGGACGGCAGAGAGAATCATGAAAAGCTGGTAAATTCGCGCGTGCACCTCGGAACCGGTTGCTGCGAACTTTTCTTGCCACACGTATTCGCTGAAATACATATGAAtactctctcgcggcgcccgtggCTGCCACGTCGGTCTCAGCCGGCAACCACACGTCCTCAGCGTCAAGATCACAGGACCATGCGTCCACGGGATTCACACGCATGCGTTGATCAAAAGATCGCGAGGGGCGACTGACTGGCTTTTTCTTGACATAGGGTCGACATTGATGAAGTATAAATTTGAGCAGGCTGCCGGAGGCGCTCCAGTGCTCACTCAGAGCCGCACGTCACGTAACATTAAAGAACTTCTAGGCAAGTCAGCAACTAAGGAGCTGTAGGTACTTTTCGTGAAGAGTACAGGTATAGCTTCAGCAATGACATGGCTGAAATGTGTACTGGTTAAGATGACAAGTCCATCGCCAActgcattatcattaatgTAAAATTACAGTTTTAACTATTCCATAGAACTTTACTGGGTGAACTCCTTTTCCTCCTGGTATGCATGGTTAAGCGTAGAGAAGCTCGACCGGTACACGCTATGGCGGTACCGTTTACGTTCATTTACGCGACACTGTAGTGTGAATACCGGCCGTAGCGTGACGAGTCAGCAAGTCGCCCTTCGCGAGAACTTCAATGGAACGCCCCAAACACACCACAACGGTGTCTGTTGTTGATTAATGAACACCATGCACGACTCCGCCACGCCAGCGGCTTCCCTGTTTCCTTACCAATCCACCCTTTCGCGCGATTGAGCAGACTCGAGCGACCAGAAGAGAACTTAAGACAGCCTTTCAGCCACCTCCCCTCGGAGTGTTTGCGAAGTGACCTACCAACACACGTGGCGTGAAAGCGAAACGCGCGGCCTGTGAAACCCGTCCCAGCCGGCTAGAGGCCGATTTGGAACGCGTGTGCTCGCGAGATCGGTGGCGCGCATGTGTGTCGCCCGCATGTGTAGACTGAGAATCTTAATTCTCTAGGTGGGTTTTCCAGACccgcaggctgcagagggggCTGCAGGTACCCCGTGCCTTTTCGGGGCTTACGTGAatcgacgcggaggcggcgctgcagcgtcttGTGCGTGGCAAGGGGTAGGGGGtagcgccgcgaggagcggcggggcgacggcgccccgAAAGGGCGTGGCGCGGTTGCGCAGCGATACGGAACCCGCCCGGCGAGGAATTGTCCTGGAGAAAAAACGGCCCTTCGGCCGCACAGAAGAACCTATTTGTCACTGAAAAGTCTTGCCTTCTGAGACGAGAAGCGAATACCTTCCGAGGTGTCTGCATTTTGGCCTCTGGTACTCGGAGAGCGCACAAACGAGTCTTGTTGCAGAGGCGGGGCCCGAAACGGCTAGTCGGCTTGTGTGAGGCGAGTTTGGCAGTGCGTGGGATGAACTGCGCGGCGGTTCCTCCCCATTTTTTTGCAAACTCGCAGTCCGTGGCAGTGCCTCCCTCCAATCAGAGTGCGATTTGCCGCTTCTGGTTTCTGCCGCAGCGGGTTTCGGCATTTTTGACGTTTGTTACTGGCGCGCGCCATGCGcggtgcgccgcgccgtTGCCGTGTGTCCcgtgcctcgtcgtctcctgTCCCCTGcactgcgccggcgctcggGCGCcaggccgtcgcgccgcgactTAAGCAATTCAGCAAGTCGGAGAGTGTCCTACGGTATCCACAAACAAGTTTTTTGCCTCTAGTTAGCGGTGGGGGTATCTTGAGAGATAGACAGCGCCCTTTAGAGGCGAGATCCGCCCCGACCCTCCAACTCGCACAGCCGTCGGCGACGTTTCTGCCGTGCAGCTTCCGGATTTCGAAACAGGAGTGAGAGCCTTCGAGCGCTCATCGACAGGGAAAAAACGGCACTCATACAGGCAACCAGTTTCCTTGTTGGCATTGGCACCATGAGGAATTCAACTGAAGAAGGCGCCAGCGcaagtctccgcgcgcccggcgcatCCGCCAGGGGCCGTGGCAGCTGTTGCCATCGGGCGCTTGGGTTATCAACACAGTTTTCAgtctctctttttttctgtaTTCTTGGATCCTCTCTGCTGGACTTGTGGCATGCGCCTCAATCCGCGTCAGCGGCGATTACtcttccgccgcaggcgcagtgGGTGTGTCGCATTTCTGAGCGGAACCAGCGTTGTGCGGACGTCTACGCGAACGAGCACACGGGTCAGAAGGGTGGAATCTGTCGGGAGGATGACTGCTGCTCACGGACAGGTCTTTCGCCCTCGATGGGTTTCGGTGACGTGTGCAAGCCGCGGAGCGACCGCGCATGCGGCTCCTACAAGGATGCGTACAGCTACGGCAAATGCGACCTGACTCACCAGTGCCACAAGTGCTCGACGGCATCCAAATGCAAACTCGACAATTCCGAAAACGGCGGCGTGTGGTGTCACTGCCCGGCGCCAGGCGTGGGCGACGGCATTTCTTGCGTCACGGATCCCTGCAAGGGGTCGCCCTGCGACAACGGGACATGCTCGCCGCGAAAGGACGACCCCAACGACTACCAGTGCGCCTGCTACCCTGGGTTCACCGCCGTCAAAGACAGCACGGGCGCCGTGAAGGCCTGCGTAGACACCTGCGCGACGAAcgtctgcggcgaaggcgccttgGCTTGTTACAACGGTCAGGCGGGCCACGTGTGCGCATGCGGGGATGGATACGTCAACATGGCTGTAAATGGAAGCGACACTTGCGTCAAGCCCGACTTCTGCCTAGTCAACCCTTGTGGGGACGCGAGTGCGGTGAAATCGTGTGAGACGGTCTCCACGACTGAGTACAAATGCACATGCAACCTCGATCACGAGCTCGCCACCAACCGGAATCGGCCTTTCTGCCGAAAAAAGTGATCCGTGCCGAGGACGGAGGGACTCTGAGGCGTTCCGGAGTCTTGTCTAGCGCAGGAGACAAACCGAAGCGCTTCGGATTTTTTTCGGTCTCGAACAAGCAAAGGCGAGGCCCTCCCCCTGTGCCGCTGGCAAATTTTCGCGAGCGCCTACGACGAACGCCGTCGCAGGACCCGCTGTTTTTTAAACTATGCGAGGATTGTTCTGCCTTTTACACAGACGCGTTTCTCCTCGACCACTTCGCGTTTAACATGCCTTCTAcctccctctcgcccgccAAGGCGCGCAGCCCTCCG
The Besnoitia besnoiti strain Bb-Ger1 chromosome VIII, whole genome shotgun sequence genome window above contains:
- a CDS encoding EGF family domain-containing protein (encoded by transcript BESB_081500), which gives rise to MRNSTEEGASASLRAPGASARGRGSCCHRALGLSTQFSVSLFFCILGSSLLDLWHAPQSASAAITLPPQAQWVCRISERNQRCADVYANEHTGQKGGICREDDCCSRTGLSPSMGFGDVCKPRSDRACGSYKDAYSYGKCDLTHQCHKCSTASKCKLDNSENGGVWCHCPAPGVGDGISCVTDPCKGSPCDNGTCSPRKDDPNDYQCACYPGFTAVKDSTGAVKACVDTCATNVCGEGALACYNGQAGHVCACGDGYVNMAVNGSDTCVKPDFCLVNPCGDASAVKSCETVSTTEYKCTCNLDHELATNRNRPFCRKK